A single window of Oreochromis aureus strain Israel breed Guangdong linkage group 5, ZZ_aureus, whole genome shotgun sequence DNA harbors:
- the il17rd gene encoding interleukin-17 receptor D isoform X1 translates to MAAPQSFFISLCGLYLLLYFPCGSTTSGTRRANQDRCGFKVPSSADGGRRLAVTFRADNCSLNYPLGKHMIREVTNVSFSHLACDDQAAVVVHWSASPLGIEHIKGFRVYLEDKNPEGKQCQHLILKDPRQLNFSYKNTKLSSQPFSGLNFDTDYMVRVVPFPSQMNESFFPPSFLKTNSCEMLLGSDNLVCKPFWTPKTLNVSQLGSSLHVAFDQAPPSFGFHFYYLYYKLRPDGSSKLQRCKPDVNQPRTTCILQDVTPGTYTIELRDDSNTTRMHTQHHVSQVHSPWAGPIRAMAITVPLVVMSAFATLFTVMCRKKQQENIYSQLDEESSESSNHSAALTTERPWPRPKVFICYSNRDCPKHTSVIQSFAFFLQDFCCCEVVLDLWEHLEMCKEGQMSWLSRQLDEANFIIIVCSKGLRYYVEKKSRRGKTPVSRRGNGSSSSITAVGGDLFIVAVAMIAEKLRQAKQTEDSGTQEMNRYMAVYFDYSTESDIPTMLSLATRFKLMDQLPQLFSRLHSSHSSLTDREQQPLNVSRRNYFRSKSGRSLYVSICNMHQHISQNPDWFEKQLAPAGASSTSPDSSSKHPSLAAVQAPSLPPKPSCLSSQAEQRFDSGLVLNEVVVRMPSLESGEGVTGRNVLQLAPGSSPDPNLGPSPSSTPDPCPSPGVCPSPDLPHSSLFMLDPNSRSASGISGLLSEDSSSSLSSSGPSVLQDGVSPSQGHADEGLPHVPEVPPPRDSGIYDSSVPSSELSIPLMDGLSHDQADSSSLAESESSFYGLSDEEAPAATPLSCSAATVCKAELHHHHHLEQNDVVLTPVASL, encoded by the exons GTGCCTTCAAGTGCAGATGGAGGCCGCAGGCTGGCGGTCACCTTCAGAGCCGACA aCTGCTCATTAAACTACCCACTGGGGAAGCACATGATCCGTGAGGTTACCAACGTCTCCTTCAGTCATCTAGCCTGCGACGATCAGGCCGCCGTGGTCGTCCACTGGTCTGCGAGCCCACTAG GGATTGAACACATTAAAGGCTTCAGAGTTTACCTGGAGGACAAGAATCCAGAAGGGAAACAGTGTCAACACCTCATCCTCAAAGACCCACGACAGCTCAACTTCTCCTACAAGAACACG AAGCTGAGCAGTCAGCCGTTCAGCGGTTTGAACTTTGACACCGACTACATGGTTCGTGTGGTTCCCTTTCCATCTCAGATGAACGAGAGTTTCTTCCCTCCGTCTTTCCTCAAAACTAACT CGTGCGAAATGCTCCTCGGCTCAGACAACCTGGTCTGCAAACCAT tctggaCACCAAAGACGCTGAACGTGTCTCAGCTCGGATCGAGCCTTCATGTGGCCTTTGATCAGGCTCCGCCCTCGTTTGGTTTCCATTTCTACTACCTGTACTACAAACTGCGACCGGACGGATCCTCCAAACTGCAGCGCTGCAAACCG GATGTGAATCAGCCCAGAACAACATGTATCCTCCAGGACGTCACTCCAGGGACCTACACTATAGAG TTGAGAGATGACAGCAACACCACCAGGATGCACACTCAGCACCACGTCAGCCAGG TCCACTCCCCCTGGGCAGGACCTATCCGTGCCATGGCCATCACTGTGCCGCTGGTTGTCATGTCAGCATTTGCCACCCTCTTCACAGTCATGTGTCGCAAGAAGCAGCAAG AAAACATCTACAGTCAGCTGGATGAGGAGAGCAGCGAGTCATCCAATCACAGCGCAGCACTGACCACTGAGCGGCCGTGGCCCCGCCCCAAAGTCTTCATCTGCTACTCGAACAGAGACTGTCCCAAACACACCAGTGTCATCCAGAGCTTTGCCTTCTTCCTGCAGGATTTCTGCTGCTGTGAG GTTGTGTTGGACCTGTGGGAACACCTGGAGATGTGCAAAGAAGGTCAGATGTCATGGCTCAGCAGACAGCTGGACGAAGCAAACTTCATTATCATCGTCTGTTCCAAAGGCCTGCG ctatTATGTGGAAAAGAAGAGCCGTCGAGGGAAGACACCAGTGAGCCGCCGTGGTAATGGCAGCAGCTCTTCGATTACTGCGGTTGGTGGGGACCTTTTCATTGTGGCTGTTGCCATGATTGCTGAGAAGCTGCGGCAGGCGAAGCAAACCGAAGACAGCGGGACTCAGGAGATGAACCGATACATGGCGGTTTACTTTGACTATTCTACAGAAAGCGACATCCCCACCATGCTGAGTCTGGCTACCAG GTTCAAGCTGATGGACCAGTTGCCTCAGCTCTTCAGTCGTCTCCATTCGAGTCATTCCAGTCTGACTGATCGTGAGCAGCAGCCTCTTAACGTTTCCCGGAGGAACTATTTCAGAAGCAAGTCCGGGCGCTCACTTTACGTTTCCATCTGCAACATGCACCAGCACATCAGCCAGAACCCCGACTGGTTCGAAAAGCAGCTCGCTCCTGCAGGAGCATCCTCTACCTCCCCTGACTCCTCCTCCAAACATCCATCTCTCGCTGCTGTCCAGGCTCCGAGCCTCCCGCCAAAACCTTCCTGCTTGTCATCTCAGGCCGAGCAGAGGTTTGACTCTGGCTTGGTGCTGAATGAGGTGGTGGTGCGAATGCCATCGCTGGAGAGTGGGGAGGGTGTGACGGGGAGGAACGTACTCCAGCTGGCCCCTGGTTCCAGCCCTGATCCCAACCTTGGCCCGAGTCCCAGTTCCACCCCTGACCCCTGTCCCAGTCCTGGTGTCTGTCCCAGTCCAGACCTACCACACTCTTCTCTGTTCATGCTAGATCCCAATTCAAG GTCTGCTTCTGGAATATCTGGACTGTTATCCGAagactcttcctcctccttgtcCTCCTCTGGTCCTTCCGTCCTCCAGGATGGCGTTTCCCCTAGTCAGGGACATGCTGATGAAGGCCTTCCCCATGTTCCAGAGGTTCCCCCTCCTCGTGATTCAGGCATCTATGATTCATCTGTACCTTCGTCAGAGCTTTCTATTCCCTTAATGGACGGACTGTCACATGACCAGGCAGACTCCTCCTCCCTGGCTGAGAGTGAATCATCTTTCTATGGTCTGA GTGATGAAGAGGCACCCGCTGCCACACCGCTCAGCTGCAGTGCTGCCACGGTGTGCAAAGCTGAGCTGCACCACCATCATCACCTCGAGCAAAATGACGTTGTTCTCACACCTGTGGCATCATTGTAG
- the il17rd gene encoding interleukin-17 receptor D isoform X2, whose translation MAAPQSFFISLCGLYLLLYFPCGSTTSGTRRANQDRCGFKVPSSADGGRRLAVTFRADNCSLNYPLGKHMIREVTNVSFSHLACDDQAAVVVHWSASPLGIEHIKGFRVYLEDKNPEGKQCQHLILKDPRQLNFSYKNTKLSSQPFSGLNFDTDYMVRVVPFPSQMNESFFPPSFLKTNSCEMLLGSDNLVCKPFWTPKTLNVSQLGSSLHVAFDQAPPSFGFHFYYLYYKLRPDGSSKLQRCKPDVNQPRTTCILQDVTPGTYTIELRDDSNTTRMHTQHHVSQVHSPWAGPIRAMAITVPLVVMSAFATLFTVMCRKKQQENIYSQLDEESSESSNHSAALTTERPWPRPKVFICYSNRDCPKHTSVIQSFAFFLQDFCCCEVVLDLWEHLEMCKEGQMSWLSRQLDEANFIIIVCSKGLRYYVEKKSRRGKTPVSRRGNGSSSSITAVGGDLFIVAVAMIAEKLRQAKQTEDSGTQEMNRYMAVYFDYSTESDIPTMLSLATRFKLMDQLPQLFSRLHSSHSSLTDREQQPLNVSRRNYFRSKSGRSLYVSICNMHQHISQNPDWFEKQLAPAGASSTSPDSSSKHPSLAAVQAPSLPPKPSCLSSQAEQRFDSGLVLNEVVVRMPSLESGEGVTGRNVLQLAPGSSPDPNLGPSPSSTPDPCPSPGVCPSPDLPHSSLFMLDPNSRSASGISGLLSEDSSSSLSSSGPSVLQDGVSPSQGHADEGLPHVPEVPPPRDSGIYDSSVPSSELSIPLMDGLSHDQADSSSLAESESSFYGDEEAPAATPLSCSAATVCKAELHHHHHLEQNDVVLTPVASL comes from the exons GTGCCTTCAAGTGCAGATGGAGGCCGCAGGCTGGCGGTCACCTTCAGAGCCGACA aCTGCTCATTAAACTACCCACTGGGGAAGCACATGATCCGTGAGGTTACCAACGTCTCCTTCAGTCATCTAGCCTGCGACGATCAGGCCGCCGTGGTCGTCCACTGGTCTGCGAGCCCACTAG GGATTGAACACATTAAAGGCTTCAGAGTTTACCTGGAGGACAAGAATCCAGAAGGGAAACAGTGTCAACACCTCATCCTCAAAGACCCACGACAGCTCAACTTCTCCTACAAGAACACG AAGCTGAGCAGTCAGCCGTTCAGCGGTTTGAACTTTGACACCGACTACATGGTTCGTGTGGTTCCCTTTCCATCTCAGATGAACGAGAGTTTCTTCCCTCCGTCTTTCCTCAAAACTAACT CGTGCGAAATGCTCCTCGGCTCAGACAACCTGGTCTGCAAACCAT tctggaCACCAAAGACGCTGAACGTGTCTCAGCTCGGATCGAGCCTTCATGTGGCCTTTGATCAGGCTCCGCCCTCGTTTGGTTTCCATTTCTACTACCTGTACTACAAACTGCGACCGGACGGATCCTCCAAACTGCAGCGCTGCAAACCG GATGTGAATCAGCCCAGAACAACATGTATCCTCCAGGACGTCACTCCAGGGACCTACACTATAGAG TTGAGAGATGACAGCAACACCACCAGGATGCACACTCAGCACCACGTCAGCCAGG TCCACTCCCCCTGGGCAGGACCTATCCGTGCCATGGCCATCACTGTGCCGCTGGTTGTCATGTCAGCATTTGCCACCCTCTTCACAGTCATGTGTCGCAAGAAGCAGCAAG AAAACATCTACAGTCAGCTGGATGAGGAGAGCAGCGAGTCATCCAATCACAGCGCAGCACTGACCACTGAGCGGCCGTGGCCCCGCCCCAAAGTCTTCATCTGCTACTCGAACAGAGACTGTCCCAAACACACCAGTGTCATCCAGAGCTTTGCCTTCTTCCTGCAGGATTTCTGCTGCTGTGAG GTTGTGTTGGACCTGTGGGAACACCTGGAGATGTGCAAAGAAGGTCAGATGTCATGGCTCAGCAGACAGCTGGACGAAGCAAACTTCATTATCATCGTCTGTTCCAAAGGCCTGCG ctatTATGTGGAAAAGAAGAGCCGTCGAGGGAAGACACCAGTGAGCCGCCGTGGTAATGGCAGCAGCTCTTCGATTACTGCGGTTGGTGGGGACCTTTTCATTGTGGCTGTTGCCATGATTGCTGAGAAGCTGCGGCAGGCGAAGCAAACCGAAGACAGCGGGACTCAGGAGATGAACCGATACATGGCGGTTTACTTTGACTATTCTACAGAAAGCGACATCCCCACCATGCTGAGTCTGGCTACCAG GTTCAAGCTGATGGACCAGTTGCCTCAGCTCTTCAGTCGTCTCCATTCGAGTCATTCCAGTCTGACTGATCGTGAGCAGCAGCCTCTTAACGTTTCCCGGAGGAACTATTTCAGAAGCAAGTCCGGGCGCTCACTTTACGTTTCCATCTGCAACATGCACCAGCACATCAGCCAGAACCCCGACTGGTTCGAAAAGCAGCTCGCTCCTGCAGGAGCATCCTCTACCTCCCCTGACTCCTCCTCCAAACATCCATCTCTCGCTGCTGTCCAGGCTCCGAGCCTCCCGCCAAAACCTTCCTGCTTGTCATCTCAGGCCGAGCAGAGGTTTGACTCTGGCTTGGTGCTGAATGAGGTGGTGGTGCGAATGCCATCGCTGGAGAGTGGGGAGGGTGTGACGGGGAGGAACGTACTCCAGCTGGCCCCTGGTTCCAGCCCTGATCCCAACCTTGGCCCGAGTCCCAGTTCCACCCCTGACCCCTGTCCCAGTCCTGGTGTCTGTCCCAGTCCAGACCTACCACACTCTTCTCTGTTCATGCTAGATCCCAATTCAAG GTCTGCTTCTGGAATATCTGGACTGTTATCCGAagactcttcctcctccttgtcCTCCTCTGGTCCTTCCGTCCTCCAGGATGGCGTTTCCCCTAGTCAGGGACATGCTGATGAAGGCCTTCCCCATGTTCCAGAGGTTCCCCCTCCTCGTGATTCAGGCATCTATGATTCATCTGTACCTTCGTCAGAGCTTTCTATTCCCTTAATGGACGGACTGTCACATGACCAGGCAGACTCCTCCTCCCTGGCTGAGAGTGAATCATCTTTCTATG GTGATGAAGAGGCACCCGCTGCCACACCGCTCAGCTGCAGTGCTGCCACGGTGTGCAAAGCTGAGCTGCACCACCATCATCACCTCGAGCAAAATGACGTTGTTCTCACACCTGTGGCATCATTGTAG